CTAAAATACTCTATCCCTAAGTATATACTCTATTTCTTCTATATTCTTTTTTCCTAAATCAATTATCAAAATATCTTTATTTCTTATATTTAAATTTGCAAGTCCATCATCTTTTAGCTTGCAAATTATAACATCATATTTGGTATCTGAATCATCTGTTACTATTATATATCCTCTTTTTTGCAATTCATCACTTATATAACTTAGATTTTTAGTAACATATATTTTCATATAAAAAACCTCCTTAAAAGATAATTTTCCCTTAAGGAGGTTCTTTATGTAAGTTATTATATTTTCTTATTTACACATTCTTCTAAAACTTGTTTTTCTTCTTGAGATAACTCATATCTTGACATTCCACTATCAATAGGTTTTGCATAAGTAGTACTCTCATCTCTTCCATATATTCCTGTAATTATTACGCCATCATTTTTACCATCTAGCAGTGCAACTGAAAAACTCAAGTCACTTCCTACATCTTCAAATGCCCTGTATCTTATAATGGATATTTTTTGAATACAGTCCTTTATTTTTAAATTTAAGCTATTGTAAAGTTCTTTCATGTCTTTAGATTGTTCTTTTACATTGTCTATATTATCTAAGTACCCTACAATAAGTTCTTCTAAATTCTTATTGTTTGAACCCCTCATCATTTTTCTATATCTTTTTTCCAATCTGCTTAAAGATGTAAAAATCACTATATTCATAATTAACAATATCAATACTAATACAGATAATCCAATTATAATATAAGGTTGTAAACTTCCTATTAAGCTACTAATGTTTTGCATATCTTTCTCCTTTCATAAGAATGTTTCACATGAAACATTTAAACAAGACTTATCAAATTTTTAGTATATCTAATATTCTCTGCAAATCTTCTTGAGAATAATATTCTATTTGTATTTTTCCTTTATTTTTTTTATCCATTAGTGAAACCTTAGTGCCAAATAAATTTTCTAATTTTTCTCTTATATCTACATAATAGGGATTTGCTTTTTTTACATTATCATTTTTAGCTGTCTTATTAGAATTTAGATTTTTAATAATTTTTTCTATATCTCTAACTGTTAGATTTTCATCTATTACATTTTGTGCTAATTTATATTGTAATTCTCCATCATCCACACCTAATAGTGCTCTACCATGGCCTTCTGTAATAACTCCATCTATTATATACTCTTGAACTCTACTGTCTAAATTCAAAAGTCTCATACAATTAGTAATTGCAGTCCTAGATTTGCCTATCTTTACGCTCAATTCTTCTTGAGTTAAATTAAAATCATTAATTAATCTTTTATAAGCTAAAGCCTCTTCTATTGGATTCAAATCTTGTCTTTGTATATTTTCTATAAGTGAAATTTCTAGGATTTCCTTATCAGATAAATTCATTATGATTGCAGGCACTTCTTTAATATTAGCTAATTTTGCAGCTCTCCACCTTCTCTCACCTGCAACTATGCTATATTCATCATCTCCTGTTTTATTAAGTATAAGTGGTTGTATTATACCATGCTCTTGTATTGATTGAGAAAGTTGTAATATTTTTTGCTCATCAAAGTTTTTCCTAGGTTGAGTTTTATTTGCACTTATTAAGTCAATATCAATAAGTATTGTATCCTTTTTACTTTCTGACTTCTCTTCCAACGCATTTTCAGGTATCAATGCTCTAAGTCCTTTACCTAATCCATATTTTTTATTCAAACCTCACTCACTCCTTTTGCCTATGCAAAAATTCTTTAGTTAATCTTTCATAAGCTTTAGCACCTTTACATTTATCATCATAAAGTACTATAGGTAGTCCAAAACTAGGGGCTTCAGCTAATCTTATATTTCTAGGTATGGTACTTTTATATACTTTATCTTTAAAATATTTTTTTACTTCTGAAATCACTTGAGTAGACAGATTAGTTCTCCCATCACACATACTCATAATGACTCCTTCAATTTCTAAATTTCTATTTAAGGATTCTGTTATCAATTGTACTGTGTTAATTAGTTGTCCAACACCTTCCAAAGCATAAAATTCGCATTGAATAGGTATAATCACACTATTTGATGCTGTAAGTGCGTTTATAGTCAAAAGTCCCAAAGACGGAGGACAATCTATAAATACAAAATCAAATTTAGGAGTTAACTTTTTCAATT
The genomic region above belongs to Clostridium sp. AWRP and contains:
- a CDS encoding YkuS family protein, yielding MKIYVTKNLSYISDELQKRGYIIVTDDSDTKYDVIICKLKDDGLANLNIRNKDILIIDLGKKNIEEIEYILRDRVF
- a CDS encoding ParB/RepB/Spo0J family partition protein produces the protein MNKKYGLGKGLRALIPENALEEKSESKKDTILIDIDLISANKTQPRKNFDEQKILQLSQSIQEHGIIQPLILNKTGDDEYSIVAGERRWRAAKLANIKEVPAIIMNLSDKEILEISLIENIQRQDLNPIEEALAYKRLINDFNLTQEELSVKIGKSRTAITNCMRLLNLDSRVQEYIIDGVITEGHGRALLGVDDGELQYKLAQNVIDENLTVRDIEKIIKNLNSNKTAKNDNVKKANPYYVDIREKLENLFGTKVSLMDKKNKGKIQIEYYSQEDLQRILDILKI
- a CDS encoding DUF4446 family protein, translating into MQNISSLIGSLQPYIIIGLSVLVLILLIMNIVIFTSLSRLEKRYRKMMRGSNNKNLEELIVGYLDNIDNVKEQSKDMKELYNSLNLKIKDCIQKISIIRYRAFEDVGSDLSFSVALLDGKNDGVIITGIYGRDESTTYAKPIDSGMSRYELSQEEKQVLEECVNKKI
- a CDS encoding AAA family ATPase — its product is MKIISIFNQKGGVGKTTTCINLSAYLAMQGYKILNIDIDPQGNTTSGLGIDKENLEVSTYDILTSDIGIDNVIKKCELIDNFSIVPSTIELAGAEVELINKENRENILKDKLKKLTPKFDFVFIDCPPSLGLLTINALTASNSVIIPIQCEFYALEGVGQLINTVQLITESLNRNLEIEGVIMSMCDGRTNLSTQVISEVKKYFKDKVYKSTIPRNIRLAEAPSFGLPIVLYDDKCKGAKAYERLTKEFLHRQKE